From Daucus carota subsp. sativus chromosome 6, DH1 v3.0, whole genome shotgun sequence, the proteins below share one genomic window:
- the LOC108225875 gene encoding uncharacterized protein LOC108225875 — MINELNRKIGNESGLEIGGTLTPFSHSLESIPRQKGMKHYNFESFNGLGDPEEHLHYFEQIALIYYYNDLTKCRFFASTFKGGAQRWFSRIPSRSIGSWKDFREAFLRRFRANKTHELHMCHLEMVRQYDNEALSDYMKRFQEAINKISNLDEREALSIFRRNLDPEQNERYVVELINKEPQSLAAAYAMAAKFIKETDVLQAMRMTRQGNSKGKQVEDRPRKEYHQDKKFKPDRQTNFIQHSGSRRTSQPGPGSRSDPGPNRPVREPKPEPEWTPLNRSREDILKEVRDKPFYYAPKPMQTPPESRPTNRHCDYHGTHGHKTENCISLKYFIEEQISKGNMGQYIARNTANKGEGSGKQKSIVNVVLGGSCSPPPSPDSCQEVMSRQTFPEQVISFSSKDFEGVTRGHNQALVVTWI, encoded by the coding sequence ATGATCAATGAGCTAAACAGGAAAATTGGGAATGAGTCCGGGCTCGAGATCGGGGGAACCCTGACCCCTTTCAGCCACTCCCTGGAATCCATTCCCCGACAAAAGGGCATGAAACACTACAACTTTGAATCCTTCAATGGACTAGGTGACCCAGAGGAACACCTGCACTATTTTGAACAGATAGCCCTGATCTACTACTACAATGATCTGACCAAATGCCGCTTCTTTGCGTCCACTTTCAAGGGAGGGGCCCAGAGATGGTTCAGCCGGATCCCCTCCCGGAGCATCGGGTCCTGGAAAGACTTCAGGGAAGCCTTCCTCAGAAGGTTCCGAGCAAACAAGACACATGAACTTCATATGTGTCACCTGGAAATGGTTCGCCAATATGACAACGAGGCGCTTTCAGACTACATGAAACGTTTccaggaagcaatcaacaaaatttctAACCTAGATGAGCGTGAGGCTCTGAGCATATTCCGAAGAAACTTGGACCCGGAACAAAATGAAAGATATGTGGTCGAGTTGATCAACAAAGAACCCCAGAGCCTGGCAGCTGCCTATGCCATGGCCGCAAAATTCATTAAGGAAACCGACGTACTCCAAGCAATGAGGATGACCAGACAAGGTAACTCGAAAGGAAAACAGGTCGAAGACAGACCCAGAAAAGAATATCACCAGGATAAGAAATTCAAACCAGACAGACAAACCAACTTCATCCAGCATTCAGGTTCCAGGAGGACCAGCCAACCAGGACCCGGGTCTAGAAGTGATCCTGGTCCGAACAGACCAGTAAGAGAACCGAAACCAGAGCCCGAATGGACTCCTCTCAACCGATCCAGGGAAGACATACTTAAAGAGGTCCGGGACAAACCTTTCTATTATGCTCCAAAACCCATGCAGACTCCTCCAGAGAGCAGACCCACCAACCGCCATTGTGACTACCATGGCACCCACGGTCACAAAACGGAAAACTGCATATCCCTCAAGTATTTCATTGAGGAGCAAATTAGCAAAGGCAACATGGGGCAATACATAGCCCGGAACACAGCAAACAAGGGAGAAGGTTCGGGGAAACAAAAGAGCATAGTCAATGTAGTCTTGGGAGGATCCTGTTCTCCCCCTCCCAGCCCGGACTCATGTCAAGAAGTAATGTCCAGACAGACCTTCCCCGAGCAAGTCATttccttcagcagcaaggaCTTCGAGGGAGTCACCCGGGGTCACAATCAGGCCCTGGTGGTAACTTGGATATAG
- the LOC108225874 gene encoding G-type lectin S-receptor-like serine/threonine-protein kinase At4g27290, whose amino-acid sequence MANAIDTITVNQTIRDDDNSTIMSAKETFQMGFFSPGNSKSRFLGIWYKNIANLTVVWVANRDTPLTDTSGMLMIDANGILVLTNGDNKIIWYANDNYPEDFLWQSFDHLGDTILPGMKFGWDLVKRLERYLISWKSPDDPSPGNYTYGVYLKGYPQRVVWKGSAMRFRFGPWNGVQFGGKSNLMQNMVFTYDVVSDEEDLYYMFKLLNSSAAMRMILNSDRDLKILTWTNNMQGWDNTVTLPTDKCDDFALCGAYGICNITEQNYGRDICGCLDEFEPKFSEKWRLADHSDGCVRKSKLMCGNEDSFQSYPNLKFPDTRNSWFDRSLILEECAAKSLKNCSCTAYGNIDVKEGGSGCLMWFGDLLDIREYLGNVQDLYVRRAAGELGE is encoded by the exons ATGGCAAATGCAATTGATACTATAACTGTTAATCAAACCATTAGAGATGATGATAACAGCACCATCATGTCGGCTAAAGAAACTTTTCAAATGGGATTCTTTAGCCCTGGTAATTCAAAGAGTCGGTTTTTGGGCATATGGTAcaaaaatatagccaatctgACTGTTGTCTGGGTTGCTAATAGAGATACGCCACTCACTGATACATCAGGCATGCTCATGATTGACGCTAATGGAATTTTAGTACTCACTAATGGtgacaataaaataatttg GTATGCGAATGACAATTATCCTGAAGATTTCCTCTGGCAGAGTTTTGATCACCTTGGCGATACTATTCTACCAGGCATGAAGTTTGGCTGGGACTTGGTGAAACGCTTAGAAAGGTATCTCATATCCTGGAAAAGCCCGGATGATCCATCTCCGGGCAATTACACATATGGAGTCTATCTGAAAGGATATCCACAGCGAGTTGTATGGAAAGGTTCAGCTATGAGATTCAGGTTTGGACCGTGGAATGGTGTTCAGTTCGGTGGCAAGTCTAATTTGATGCAGAATATGGTTTTCACATATGACGTTGTGTCTGACGAAGAGGATTTGTATTACATGTTTAAACTTCTCAACAGTTCTGCTGCGATGAGAATGATCTTAAATTCAGACAGAGATCTAAAAATTCTTACTTGGACTAACAATATGCAAGGTTGGGATAACACTGTGACTCTACCAACAGATAAATGTGATGACTTTGCTTTATGTGGGGCATATGGTATTTGTAACATTACTGAGCAAAATTATGGACGTGACATCTGTGGGTGTTTGGATGAGTTTGAgccaaaattttcagaaaaatggaGGTTAGCAGATCATTCTGATGGTTGTGTTCGCAAATCTAAGCTGATGTGTGGGAATGAAGATAGTTTTCAGAGTTACCCCAATCTCAAATTTCCAGACACTCGAAATTCATGGTTTGATCGAAGTCTGATCCTAGAGGAGTGTGCAGCTAAAAGCTTGAAGAACTGTTCATGCACAGCATATGGAAATATTGATGTAAAAGAAGGTGGAAGTGGATGCTTAATGTGGTTCGGTGACCTGCTTGATATCAGAGAATATCTGGGAAATGTTCAAGATCTTTATGTAAGAAGGGCTGCTGGAGAATTAGGTGAGTAA
- the LOC108225871 gene encoding arogenate dehydratase/prephenate dehydratase 2, chloroplastic-like, with product MSTREVDIAWEHCTHEGEGKKKRAKCNYCSKLVLGINRFKQHLARVGTDVTGCPNVPAQVSHETLQRLVQNFEQKAGQVSFGRAQSRDHQPNASGHPVSTFPHLKVAYKGIIGACSEEAVLAVYPGCQLDPCETSENAVQAVESHGDDRVVIPIKNSLGGSFDENYDLINSHQLHIVGEVEVSTNFCLLARPGVKLEQLKRVLGHPQALGQTKTFLGNLGVEKDIVIDDPYYAQLILSYKQETTGLVIGTAEDHTGVIGSEKAVGLYNLHVVARGIQDGNKGSITRFWILARDPIVPTNDGSFKTSLVFTLRESPKDVHKALSVFATSKTFKLTKVVSRPQRNVADSSTEGTAECFDYLFYVDFEAMAETDVEFVFRKLKELATSVRILGSYPIIEVNHGAQ from the exons ATGTCAACTAGGGAAGTGGACATTGCATGGGAACATTGCACCCATGAGGGTgaaggaaaaaagaaaagggCAAAGTGTAACTACTGCTCAAAGTTGGTATTGGGCATCAACAGGTTTAAACAACACCTAGCTAGAGTAGGGACAGATGTTACAGGTTGCCCTAATGTACCTGCACAGGTGTCCCATGAAACACTACAGAGGCTTGTCCAAAATTTTGAGCAAAAGGCTGGCCAGGTTTCATTTGGAAGGGCACAATCAAGAGACCACCAACCAAATGCTAGTGGTCACCCAGTTTCCACCTTTCCCCACCTTAAAGTAGCTTATAAG GGAATAATAGGAGCATGCAGTGAGGAAGCTGTACTTGCAGTTTATCCTGGTTGTCAGTTAGATCCTTGCGAGACATCTGAGAATGCAGTGCAG GCAGTTGAATCTCATGGGGATGACAGAGTAGTCATTCCCATAAAAAATTCATTGGGTGGGAGTTTTGATGAAAACTACGATTTAATCAATTCTCACCAGCTGCACATTGTTGGTGAAGTTGAAGTATCCACCAACTTCTGCCTCCTAGCACGACCTGGCGTCAAACTAGAACAGTTGAAACGTGTTCTAGGACATCCACAG GCACTTGGGCAAACCAAAACGTTCCTGGGTAACCTCGGTGTTGAAAAAGACATTGTTATTGATGATCCATATTATGCTCAG CTTATACTATCATACAAGCAAGAAACCACTGGTCTTGTAATTGGTACCGCCGAAGACCACACTGGTGTAATCGGAAGTGAAAAAGCTGTTGGATTATATAACTTGCACGTAGTTGCAAGAGGAATCCAG GACGGGAATAAGGGAAGTATTACCCGTTTCTGGATACTAGCTAGAGATCCTATAGTTCCTACAAATGACGGGTCCTTCAAA ACGAGCCTTGTTTTCACTCTGCGAGAAAGCCCTAAAGACGTCCATAAAGCCCTTTCAGTATTTGCAACTAGTAAAACATTTAAGCTCACAAAG GTTGTGAGCAGGCCTCAAAGAAATGTGGCTGATAGCTCCACTGAAGGGACTGCTGA GTGCTTTGATTATCTCTTTTATGTTGATTTTGAAGCCATGGCAGAGACAGATGTAGAGTTTGTTTTCAGAAAGCTTAAG GAATTGGCTACATCTGTTCGTATACTTGGCTCATACCCAATAATAGAGGTCAACCATGGTGCTCAATGA